From Schizosaccharomyces pombe strain 972h- genome assembly, chromosome: II, the proteins below share one genomic window:
- the mcs2 gene encoding transcription factor TFIIH complex cyclin Mcs2: protein MSADKFRDSTHYRDWIFTEEDLSKTRAKVNEKFTNIVRERMLEELSLQNKEASLEVLPPTLTVEEELELVNYYSFQLNALSSALSLPTHIRSTAILFFKRFYLINSVMEYSPKIISFTSLFLATKCNDHYISIEQFCKNMPKTTPEEVLEYEFNVCQSLKWDLYVWLPFRPLQGFLLDCQTVLPKVAVEKFYECHDLSKKFLIETLHSDIYFLHSPSIIALGAIYHTNPTICLQYIEAKKIPELQPLIISISANLKATKKFKIEKKKAQDYGRKLYFCMNPLRNKSSALYLKRKAEEESTNNNKWAKKFSTSSNVLDKNPFE, encoded by the exons ATGTCTGCCGATAAATTTCGTGATTCCACGCATTACAGAGATTGGATTTTTACGGAAGAAGACCTTTCAAAAACACGTGCtaaagtaaatgaaaaatttacgaATATTGTACGTGAGCGAATGCTGGAAGAGTTGTCTTTACAAAACAAGGAAGCATCCTTAGAAGTTTTGCCTCCAACTCTTACCGTTGAAGAAGAACTTGAACttgtaaattattataGTTTCCAGTTGAACGCACTTTCTTCCGCTCTTTCCTTACCAACTCATATTCGC TCCACGgccattcttttttttaaacgcTTTTATCTAATTAACTCTGTCATGGAGTATAGtccaaaaattatttc GtttacttctttatttttagctACCAAGTGCAACGATCATTATATCTCTATTGAACAATTCTGTAAAAACATGCCCAAGACGACTCCCGAAGAAGTTCTTGAATACGAATTTAACGTTTGTCAATCATTAAAATGGGACCTTTACGTCTGGCTTCCATTTCGTCCTTTACAAGGCTTCCTTTTAGATTGTCAAACAGTGCTTCCGAAAGTTGCTGTCGAAAAGTTTTACGAATGTCATGAcctttccaaaaaattcctAATTGAGACATTGCATTCTGACATCTATTTCTTACATTCACCCAGCATAATTGCTTTGGGTGCTATTTATCATACGAATCCAactatttgtttacaatatatagaagcaaaaaaaattccagaACTGCAACCTTTGATAATTTCGATTTCTGCCAATTTGAAagctacaaaaaaatttaagattgagaaaaaaaaggcacAAGATTACGGCAGAAAGCTATATTTCTGCATGAATCCTCTGCGAAACAAGTCTAGTGCTTTGTACCTTAAACGAAAAGCGGAAGAAGAATCAACTAATAACAACAAATGGGCTAAAAAGTTCTCAACCAGCAGTAATGTGTTGGATAAAAATCCGTTTGAATGa